The nucleotide sequence CGGGTAGTCCAGTTGCTGCCCCGGAAACATGGGCTCCCCCCCCAGAATGTGCAGGTCCCAGTGCGGACAACTGCTGATCCCGGTCACCTTGACCAATACTTCTCCCGCCGCCGGACGCGGCGTCGGAGCGACCTCCCAGGTAGTCTCGCCAGGAGCAATGATGCGCAGTTGCCGCATCGTATCAGGAATTTCGTTACTCATGTGCGGGCCTTCCATTCCAAAATCACTCCCAGCACGGGCTCACGTTTGGATTCAATCAACGCCCATGCTTCGGCGGCTGCCTCGACCGGAAAACGGTGAGTGATCAAACCGGCGGTATCCAGCTTGCCCTCCGCGACCCACTGGATCGTGGCATCCACTCGGGGAGCGGTGATGCCTGCCACCAGATCGAAGGCGATTTCCCGATAACGGAAGCGTTGAATTTCAATGGCGTCGGCGGTGCCGTAAAAGCCCGCCGAGACCATTGTGCCCCCGTGCTGCATGAGCGGCAGGTAGGCGTCGAAGAGTCGGGCGTCACCGACCGTGTCGACCATGACCGCGACTTCGCCCAGGCCGAGTGCGGCAATCTCGGCGGCGCCGTCACCGGTGACTTTGATGGCCTGGCCCCAACCTCCTTCGGTGAACTTCGCCAAACGATCCTCGTGACGTCCGGTCATGATGACGCGTGCGCCACGCTGCTTCAGGGTTTGCCCCGTCCATTGGCCCACCAAGCCATCGCCGACCACGACCGCCAATTCACCAGGTTCGATGCGCGGACGTGTGCCGCAGTTGTAGCCGACCTGAGTCAACACCATGCCTGAATAGTCCTCGCTGGCGCCGCCGTCGGGCAGCCGGTGCACAAAACTTTGATGGCAAACCGACGGCGACACGTGGCCCGCATGGCGATCGAACATGCCCTCGACCTGACTCATCACCGCAAATACGCGATCGCCTACGTGGTGATCGCGCACCGCCGCGCCGACGGCGGTAACCATACCGACCTTCTGATAGCCCGCAATGATGGGAAACGGTGACGGGTCGCCGGTCCGGCGCGCGGTGTCACCCGCCAGACGCTCGCCCCGCAAAAACGAGCCTTCGGTCCCGTTACTGATCCACGAGTGGGTCAGTTCGATAACAACATCTTCGGGGCCGGGCTCCGGGCACTCGACGGCGCGGAACTCAACTTTCCCCGGAGCGGTAAACACAACGGCATGGGCTTTCATGGGTAAGGGTTCCGCACCCTGACCAGCCCCTTTTCAATCGGTCAACTCGAACAAGTCGGCCCACGAATCTTTCACTAATTTTCATTCTCCGATGCACCGTCCCCCGCAGCGGTATTGAAAGCCATCCGCCCTCGCCGCGCCGCAACCATCCAGGCGATAAGTAGGAGCGGGCTTGCGCGCGATTGCAGGCTCCATGGCACCTGCCTGCCGAGCCCCTTGCTACGCCATCGCGCGCAAGCACGCTCCTACCTGGGGGTGTTCACTGGCGTGCTTCATTTTCCTGCAAAATTGCCGCATTGAATTGAGAGCCATCTGCCCTGGCCGCGCCGCAACCATCCAGGCGATAAGTAGGAGCGGGCTTGCGCGCGATTGCAGCCTCCATGGCACCTGCCACCGATCCCCTTGCTATGCCATCGCGCGCAAGCACGCTCCTACCTGGGGTTTTCACTGGCGTGCTTCGTCTACTCGGGCAGGGTGCGTAGCAAAGCGTTGAGGGCCTCCGCCATGGCCGCGCCGTAGTCAGCGCCTGGGGTGCGACCGAAAAGTCGCGAAGACGTTTCTCCCGCAGTCGCCAAGGACCAGGCCACCTGCGCATCGTCCCCCACCTTCGCACTGATCGGGTCCAACCGGAGTGGCCAGGTGCAGAGCTGTTGGGTGGTGATTTCGGACCGCGGCACGAAGCGCCAACCGTGGGCGGTTTTGGCGAGACCGCGCCCGGCGCCCATGACCAGCGATACCGTCGACCACAGGGAACGTCGCCCCGCCAAAATATTTTCCCAAACCGAGCCCCGGCCCAGATCGGCCAACGCTCCGATGAAATCACCACGGGCCGATCCGCTCAATCCGTAGGCAAACCAGGCCCGCCACGACGGGGACAATTCCGCGAGCAATTGCTCATGGCTCGCCGACCAGTGCGTGCCGCGTTCCGGCTTCGGATCAAAGGCTCCCTTGTCCGTCGCACAAGGATACCAATGCACCGGCAATCCCGATCGCCACAGTCCGATGAATGCCGCCGCATCGAGTTGCACGTTCCATTCCAGCGCACGCGTCACCGTGGTGCCGGCATTGAGTAACACCGAGCGCACTTTTTCCCGCACCAATGCCGGGTCCCGGTTGAACGCCGCTGTCAGCACGCGCGCCGATCCCACGATCGAAACCACCACGGGCGCATCGGCTGCACGCAGTGTTTCGAGCAATAATTCGATGCCCGCCTGCTCCCGTGACGGCCGCGAACGAGCGTCGTCATTCACGGACGTCAGCGGAGCCTCCGGCCCCACCGCCACCGGAATCGCCCGCGCGATCAGATAACTGGCCTGGGTCACGATCACCAGACCGGGATCGCGATTTACATCCCAACCCGCGGGCGCCGCCTTCCGAAACCTCTCCGTCGTATCCAAAATTACCGCACGCAGGTCGTATTCCGGCAGCGCCAGCACGGTGGCGAGATCGAATTGATCGTCCGGATCCTGCGCCGGATGATACAGGTCGGTGAGATGCACGAGGGGTATGCGGGAGGTGGAATCGGCCATCGCCGTGGTCATGCGGCGCGCACGATCACGCGTCAACCGCCGAGCCGCCCGGATCGCCCGGCAGATAAATTTTCATTGGCTTTCATCTTTTCATGGCACTGCGACTGCCTCCATTGATCGCAATATGCCGCCGCCGCTCTCCGCGCGGGTCGAGCTGAATGCCGACCGCCCCACTTTGTTACTTAACGACGAGCCCGTCGCGCCCCTCATCTATGCGTTGTCCGATTGCCCCGGCGCCCGTTGGACGTGGGAGGAAGTGCCCGCCCGCAACATCGCCGAGTTCGGCCGACACGGCACGCGGTTGTTTCAAGCCGATGTCTGGTTCGAACA is from Synoicihabitans lomoniglobus and encodes:
- a CDS encoding zinc-binding dehydrogenase codes for the protein MKAHAVVFTAPGKVEFRAVECPEPGPEDVVIELTHSWISNGTEGSFLRGERLAGDTARRTGDPSPFPIIAGYQKVGMVTAVGAAVRDHHVGDRVFAVMSQVEGMFDRHAGHVSPSVCHQSFVHRLPDGGASEDYSGMVLTQVGYNCGTRPRIEPGELAVVVGDGLVGQWTGQTLKQRGARVIMTGRHEDRLAKFTEGGWGQAIKVTGDGAAEIAALGLGEVAVMVDTVGDARLFDAYLPLMQHGGTMVSAGFYGTADAIEIQRFRYREIAFDLVAGITAPRVDATIQWVAEGKLDTAGLITHRFPVEAAAEAWALIESKREPVLGVILEWKART